TAATTGCGTTTGCTGTCATTCATGTTTCCATGTACAGTTTGTTCTGGGGACCTACACCCTGTGAGTGCGGTCGAATATGAGCAATTTGATAGGCCAGTGATTGATAATATTCTGCCTGGTAGGGGTCATCCTGGGCGAGACTTACCCTCTCCGTGTTCGACCAAAGGCGATTGCTCTTGCTGGTATGTCACATGCCTTCTGAAGAGGCATTGATCCTTCTAACAACTGCACCGCAGCTGCTGTTAACTGGCTTTGgaatttccttctctcttaCTTCTCGCCTTTGATTGCTGATGACATCGGCCCTCTGTATGTTGTGTGAAATGTTAAGCCAATCATAAGGGGTATGCTAACATGAAAACAGTATtctcttgatcttctttgGATGTCTTATCTTCGCTTTCGTCTACGTCTTCTTTATGCTTCCAGAGGTGAGTAACCTTCGGGACACATTCAGGTTCACGCGTTGACttcccatttcctccaCAGACTCGAGGAGTACGTTATAAACCCCTGTAGCTCCCCACCAGAAAAATCCCCCCACTAACCTCGTTCCTTACAGATTACCCTCGAAGAAGTCGATGAGCTCTACCGATCCAAAATACCCCCATGGAAGTCCAATAGCTGGAAACCTTCATCCCATCACGCGGCTCTCGACGCCCTTGAAGGCGAAAGCCGAAAACCAGTTGAGGTGCCTGCTCAGGCTCCTGGCACGCTGGATGAGACGAAGCCTGCGGATGAGCACTTGGAAAATGCGCCTGCGGCTAAGGCTAGGATTgagggggaaagaggagcgAGAGAAAAGAGTATTGTGTAAATCGACCTGGCGCGTTTAAAAAGGCTGTTGTGCTGTAACCTTTTCGCCGTGTGTGTATATCGATAGAAAAAGGGGTAATAGATAACAGATTTTGTGTTGGAATGATAGGAAGAGGCAACTATCATTAATGAATAAAGGTATTTCATTTGCGTCTAACGACTACCTTCTAAATCATTAAGACTTATTACAATAACTATAGTAAAGCTGTATAGGCACCAGATTTTAAGTGGCCCAATTAATTCTTGTCCCTTAGTACTATCCATGAAAAACAATTTCCTTGTCTATCCGCTTACGTAGTACTCTTATTAACACTGCAAACCAAGCACCTGTTGTTAGTACACTTCTCAAGACTATGTTTAATGGAGAATATTATGTCTATGCGACTAATAAAGAGTAATGCACTACGTACTATCTATTGCTAATAGTTACATTTGTGATTCACCACAACCTATTATCATTAGCGAGCTTGCCTTCTGGTGGGTATTCGTAGGtaacttcttccttctgatGTGGATTAACCATTTGTAACAGTTGGAGCTATTGCAGGAAGAGGCGAACATACGTGAAATGAACGGGTGGACTAGCAGAAGGATGCGCAACATATATCTATATCTTATAAGGCTCGATGCGCCGAGGATGCGATTCGATATTTTAATAGAAGTGACCACACATTAATGGAGATGCTCATATAACTTGTCGCAAAACCATTGATAGCTTCACATTTTAGAATCCATACAAACCTGTTAGTGCTACATCAGGCTCCCACTATTATAATTTCCCACTATCCCGAGTCAATTATTTGACACTCCACAGGTGATATGATTCTAAATCAATGCAATCATCACCCCTTCATTATAAGTCCCACATGCCCAAAGTGCATCTCAACCTCTTTTGGTtaaaaagagaaaaatcAACACTTAGCATTGCCAAGAGCTATCCCTCTCTCCAGGGCAATCAACCCATTCGTAAGGAGATTCGTCGGTGCCGAGACATTCACCGACAGTGACCAGTTGGTAGCCAGCACTCTGGAGCTTGGGTACAGCGTAAGGGAGAACCTCGGAGGAGGTCGTCTCGATGGTAGAGTGATCAAGGACAAGATGAGGGTTAGGATAATCCTCTGTCATACACCGTGTGAGTTGGGACATCtggatggtgatgaggaaacTCACGGATAACGTTGTCCAATACCCCCTCGGAGTAACTGACCGACTCGCCGTTGGCATCCCCAGTGTCATCAGACCACAAAAACACCTCTATTTCTTCAATCAGTATGTCACCTCAATGTATGACATGAACGCACTCGTGTAACCCCTTTCACTGAGGACGTTCAAGACGTTGTCGTTGATGTTACCGTAAGGGGGTCGGAAGTATCGAGGCTTGACACCAAGGATCTTGACAAAGGCATCTTCGACCTTGGAGAGTTCTACGAAGAGAGCTGTGAGTACATAGAGCAGAAGCATGGGCAGGGACAGGACTTACCCTCGTTGATCCCGGATTCATCTAACTGGGTAAGGTCGGCGTGAGACCAAGTGTGAGAACCAAGAGTGTGGCCCCCATCATACAAAGCTCTGATTTCATCGGCCTTGTCGTAGATGCAGACATAATTCGCGCCCTATGAAGCCTTATGAGCCAAATGCAGACAAATGTTCATGACACCAGAACTCACGTTGAGGAAAAAAGTACCCTTACCCCCGTCAAGGGCAGAAGCAACTTGGGCTTCGTAATTGTAAGGGCCATCTTTAATC
This Cryptococcus neoformans var. neoformans JEC21 chromosome 14 sequence DNA region includes the following protein-coding sequences:
- a CDS encoding deacetylase, putative; the protein is MKFITSLFAVLAILSSVSASPTMKKRATVETINNCNQQGTVALTFDDGPYNYEAQVASALDGGKGTFFLNGANYVCIYDKADEIRALYDGGHTLGSHTWSHADLTQLDESGINEELSKVEDAFVKILGVKPRYFRPPYGNINDNVLNVLSERGYTKVFLWSDDTGDANGESVSYSEGVLDNVIQDYPNPHLVLDHSTIETTSSEVLPYAVPKLQSAGYQLVTVGECLGTDESPYEWVDCPGERDSSWQC